The following are from one region of the Nicotiana tabacum cultivar K326 chromosome 3, ASM71507v2, whole genome shotgun sequence genome:
- the LOC142179345 gene encoding protein SENESCENCE-ASSOCIATED GENE 21, mitochondrial-like: protein MARFFSNSKIVSAFIVDSVSAAINRRGYAAASQGVVKGVVVRNNVMMKKGVEESNKTTSWVPDPVTGYYRPETHVNKEIDAAELRKMLLKHKPSQH, encoded by the exons ATGGCTCGTTTTTTCTCCAACTCCAAGATTGTTTCTGCTTTTATTGTAGACTCTGTTTCTGCTGCTATTAATAG GCGCGGATATGCAGCTGCATCACAAGGTGTAGTAAAAGGAGTGGTTGTGAGAAACAATGTGATGATGAAGAAAGGTGTAGAGGAATCAAACAAGACAACATCATGGGTACCAGATCCTGTTACAGGTTATTACAGGCCTGAGACTCATGTTAATAAGGAAATTGATGCTGCTGAGCTGAGAAAGATGCTCTTGAAACACAAACCTAGCCAACattga